Proteins encoded within one genomic window of Brassica rapa cultivar Chiifu-401-42 chromosome A09, CAAS_Brap_v3.01, whole genome shotgun sequence:
- the LOC103839504 gene encoding E3 ubiquitin-protein ligase RHA2B-like yields the protein MGLQGQLSDVSSDSIPLMLVALIATFFKHLRSFFLRFSSSSVVVVEEDASASSVYSGLANLADQLKLNRLLSYLYADNAASASSDCIVCLSTLKTGEQVRKLDCRHVFHKQCLEGWIQHLNFNCPLCRSPLIPHGGSDSIPLVTTASR from the coding sequence ATGGGACTACAAGGTCAACTCTCGGACGTTTCCTCCGATTCAATCCCTCTGATGCTCGTCGCTCTCATCGCTACTTTCTTCAAACACCTCCGCTCTTTCTTCCTccgcttctcctcctcctccgttgTCGTCGTCGAAGAAGATGCTTCAGCCTCCTCCGTTTACTCCGGACTCGCGAACCTCGCCGACCAGCTCAAACTCAACCGACTCTTGTCATACCTCTACGCTGATAACGCCGCCTCCGCATCCTCGGATTGCATCGTGTGTTTGTCTACACTCAAGACCGGAGAACAAGTGAGGAAGCTGGATTGCAGACACGTGTTCCACAAACAGTGCTTGGAAGGTTGGATCCAGCATCTCAATTTCAACTGCCCCTTGTGTAGATCTCCATTGATTCCCCACGGAGGATCTGATTCGATCCCTCTTGTCACTACTGCATCTCGTTAA
- the LOC103839503 gene encoding lipid phosphate phosphatase 1 has protein sequence MVFGSFFSSLKFWGNSQEQEPQRGRMQEIDLAIHTIRSHGAGVASKHKHDWIILVILVAIEIGLQLISPFYRYVGRDMMTDLKYPFNDNTVPVWSVPIYAVLLPIIVFVCFYMKRTCVYDLHHSILGLLFTVLITGIITDSIKLATGRPRPNFYWRCFPDGKEVYNALGGVICHGKPGEVKEGHKSFPSGHTSWSFAGLGYLSLYLSGKVKAFNREGHVAKLCLVFAPLLAACLVGISRVDDYWHHWQDVFAGALIGLFVAAFCYRQFYPNPYHEEGWGPYAYFRAAQERGQAQNGDVLRTMSLQVEPTSLENMESGTSSVRR, from the coding sequence GAACAGGAGCCGCAGAGAGGGAGGATGCAGGAGATAGATCTTGCTATCCACACGATAAGAAGCCATGGAGCCGGCGTCGCCTCTAAACACAAACACGACTGGATCATACTCGTGATCTTGGTGGCCATCGAGATCGGTTTGCAGCTCATATCTCCTTTCTACAGATACGTTGGGAGAGACATGATGACTGATCTTAAATACCCTTTTAATGACAACACCGTCCCTGTCTGGTCCGTACCAATCTACGCTGTGCTGCTCCCGATCATAGTATTCGTCTGTTTCTACATGAAGAGGACTTGCGTGTACGATCTTCACCACAGCATTCTCGGGCTTCTCTTCACGGTTTTGATAACTGGTATCATCACTGACTCCATCAAGCTCGCCACGGGACGCCCTCGTCCTAACTTCTACTGGCGTTGCTTCCCTGACGGCAAAGAGGTTTACAATGCCTTGGGTGGTGTGATATGCCATGGTAAACCAGGAGAGGTTAAAGAAGGTCACAAAAGCTTCCCGAGTGGACACACGTCTTGGTCTTTCGCGGGACTTGGCTACCTCTCGCTTTACTTGTCTGGTAAAGTCAAGGCCTTTAACAGAGAAGGGCATGTTGCTAAGCTCTGCCTTGTGTTCGCTCCTCTTCTCGCGGCTTGTCTCGTGGGGATATCGCGTGTGGATGACTACTGGCATCACTGGCAAGACGTCTTTGCTGGAGCTCTTATTGGTCTCTTTGTGGCTGCCTTTTGTTACCGTCAGTTTTATCCTAACCCTTACCACGAAGAAGGGTGGGGTCCTTATGCTTATTTTAGAGCGGCGCAGGAGCGTGGACAAGCGCAGAATGGAGATGTGTTGAGGACAATGTCTTTGCAGGTGGAACCAACTTCTCTTGAAAACATGGAGTCTGGCACTTCATCTGTTCGAAGATGA